The sequence CAATCAACAAACAAAGCTCTAGCGCCCGAGAGGAGACCCGTATCCAAATCTACCAGCATATATCCAATTCAAACCTAGGATTCAACAGGGAGTTTCATTTCCAGTAAGGCCTATGcctgctactactactactcgtagaCTCGGCGGCCGCCCCGGgtcggacggcgacggcgacggcgcgcgAGGAATGAGGCGGTCCAGGGGAGGGGAAGGGGCTCACCATGGCTCGGGGGGGAGCGTCGGGGTGGGGTGGGCCGCCGCCCGCGCAGATCTGCCGAGGCCCGAGCGGGAGGGGGCGCGGAGGGCGGACGGATCTGGCGGCGAGGGGCGATGGGGCGGTGGTGGGTGAGGGAGGGAGGCCGCCGTCGGCGGAGCGGCCCGGCGAGGGAGGAGGCGTCGGCGTACGGGCACGCGGAGGCGCTCGGACGGCGAGGGGATGGTTGTTTTGGGTGGGAGAAGGCCGGTGCTGGTAGTAGTACTGTGCCAGTACTCCCTGCTAGGGTTAAAAGGGTTGGCTGTGTGGAAGAAAACCGTGCCCCTGCCTCGTTTAGTCAGCGAGTGAGTTAAACGGCAGCACCAAGGCTGAACTTGTTGCAGTTAAAAAATTTACTGAGTTTGTCTCGGTAAATTTTTTTTTGAAGCTTTGTCTCGGTAAATTTGATTTGTTTGACTATGCTTCAAGTTTCGAACAAAACTGAGCTCATGCTCTCGATGTTTCTTGCTGGATAATGTTATTCAACGAACGTTCGCTGGGGTGTATGGCAGGACGAACGTTTTTTCATGGCGATTTATGTGGTTGGGAGCATGTCAATTCTTTCAAGCGAACACGGCGATTTTTGAAGCAAGGTTCTTCTTTGTTTGCCAGAATTTGCTGTGTGTTTTTCAAGAAATCGCCATGTGTTCTCAAAGAATCGCCGTAAAAACATTCGCAATTGTCGTGCCCCACAATGAAAGTTCGTTGCCTATTGGTTGTCATTGTACGCGCACGTTGCGTGAAACATTGTGACACCCTCCTCTTTTGATTTGCACATGGTATTTTTTGGTTCTATCGGATATCTTGCCTAACTGTTTATGATTGTCTTATCCGCACCCGCGCGGTCCCGTGTAGCCACATGTGCCCCTTACTCGTGGTGGGACCACTATTGCAATCCTAATGAATGAAGAATGTGTGGTTGTCACATGGTGCCACTTCCAGCATTTATTAAGTGGGATGCCAAACCACCTTCTAGTAGTGATTTCATCAATGGGCCTCTGTAGCCGTTTTGAAAGAACAATATAGGTACGGGAGAGCGGCAAATGTGAGCGATAATAGAGAAAGAGAGTGATAAGCAGACTCATAAAGATATGATAAAACATACAGGGTGCAAGCCACGGTTTTACGAATGTACGTATCACTTCCATATTTTTTTTGCTTGAATGAAATGGAGAATATTAACGATATTGAGCTATACCTATTAATATGCATGTATGCTTATTCGCAAAAAATATATGCATGTTATGCCGATACAATTATCATCGAAATCGCTTAGAATATGGGCAGGCTTTTTATGACAAGACTGAAATACAAAATTCAAATTGTGAACCGATTAAGGTAGAAAGTGAACCCTAGAAATCCGTCGTAAACACATATTAGTATCACTATGGTGTGGGCACACAATCTAATTTCACTCTCAGTGTACAACAGATGACGTCACAAAAAAAACCAATTCAACTACATTTTCTTCATAAAAATATATCAAATAAACACCATTCCTTCAAAAAATGCCTTATATTAATGAACAGAGGGAATACATAATATGCATTGGAGTTGTAGCACGAGTAAGACTGTGTAAAGAGTTGCTCACCAAGATCCACAGTACTCTTTGTATCGCTTCCTTTTAGGCCAACAAGCATCGTAGGTTTGGTTTTAGCCCAAGCTCAAACCGCAAGCTACCAAAATATTTGACCTGTCAACATTTTGGCCAATACTAAAAAACAAAATAAAGTAGAGTTATCATCAAAACATACATTTTTTGTCATAACAAAAAAGGTATATTGCGTTGTGGCTACTGTCCCGCTGCAGCTTGTCATGTTGGCGCCATGCGCTAGTTAACTTTGCCACCGCCTACAAAGGGCCCTTTGATTCAGAGAAAAAGTAGAGAAATAACATAGGAGTAGGAAATTTACCTATGCCTAGATTACACTATTCATCCACTTGATTCAAAGGAGTGGACCATAGGAAGAACGTAAAAAAATAATATCCTTTGATTTGAGTCAAAGAAATTTTACAATCAACTCCAACCACTTTCTTTTACATTCCTATGCATGAAGACCATAAATAACATAGTCTTACCTTTTGCATATGCTTTAACCTTAATTTGACTGTTTTGTAGGATTCTCATGTTTTTTCCCAACAAATCAAACACAAATTCTACAGATCCAACGGTTTTACAATCCTCTGTTTTGCTTATGCAATCTTATCATATCCTTATGTTTATACTATTGAAAAGGCTAGGAGAATGGTTGCGCATTAGCAGCAACAGCAATCTTGTACTCCATGCAACACCACAGTTCTACAATCCTCTGTTTTACTcttgaagtactccctccgtccgaaaatacttgtcatcaaaatggataaaaagagatgtatctagaactaaaatacatctagatacatcttcttttatccattttgatgacaagtatttccggacggagggagtacaaaattacATTGGCAAACTACACCTAGCAACAACCGCCGAAAAGGGTGATGATAGTAGCACCTATCACACTGCGAGTGAACCATGCTGAATACACGCACAACTTtattcatatctactatataaatCTTGCGGCCGGCACAGCACCACACTATACGCCGGCTAGCAGAGGAAATTCGGAAGAAGAACTGGTGCGAGAAACAACATACCGTCAACCTCAAAGAAACAACATACAGTAACGCTACGCTACTGGCACTGGCAGACAATGAACCGTCGGGAGACAGAGACTCGGGAGGCTAAGACATGGACTGGGGGTCGTTCATCCCAGCGAGAAACGCGACGAAGATCCACACCATCAGAAGGCCGACCACCGCAGCCCTTATCGCGTTCTCGCAGTTGTAAGGGGATGGAAGCTCCTCCAGTTCCTCGTCGAAGTCCATGTCCGAGACTGGTGATCTGGAGCCAGCGCTGGTaaggctcctgctcctgctcccctcCCCTGCTTGGATTAGTGAACTGTCGCGAGGCTTCTTGCATCGTGAGCAGTTGCATTTGCCACCAAGAAAAGCTGGCACAATCTGTAAGAACTCGGCTAACGTCTTCTTGTACGATTCCCCCTCGAAACGCAGCTTCTGCTTTGTGGATGGTTTCAGGAGCTGCTCAGGATTTGAAAAGGGAATAGTAAGTACGATAGTTGCTTATTAGATCATCTCAAAATAATTAATAATGCTCATTCAGGCTTTCATCAAGACTTCCCTGTTTTGTATAAAAAAACACATGACATAATTTTAATACGGGAGAGGTCGCAAAATATCCAATAGAAGAGTGCGACAAGCAAATTTTGGCACTAAACCTAATACTGAGACAGGTAGTACGACTTGCAAATTTTAGCAGTCATGTACATTAATATCacagaaggggagccttggcgcagtggtaaagctgctgccttgtgaccatgaggtcacgggttcaagtcctggaaacagcctcttacagaaatgtagggaaaggctgcgtacaatagacccaaagtggtcggacccttccccagaccctgcgcaagcgggagctacatgcactggggctgccctttttttATGTACATTAATATCACAACACACTAACCAAAAATATCACGAAGACATGATCATTGACTACATAAAAACAGATGTAGCTGATGATGGAGGTTTGTATATTACATGATTGATAGACAGCAAGAATGACAAGGATGCCAGCTATACAAATGtgaatcgtgtgcattgagtaatGGGGCAAAGATAGTAATCTTACTTGAATAAAAGTCTGTGCAATAACTCTGACAACTGGAGGAAGACGGACAACAATTAATACTCCAAGACGATTTGGGTAGTTTTCTTGAACCAAGTTGACAAATGACCTCATCATTTGCATCGGAAATTTGAATGGAGAAATCCCGTGGCAATCCAGCAAAACAGTAATTCTGGGATCTTCTTCGTTGGTCAAATGTATAATACCATGGTCAATCTGAGAAACTGGACAGAAAGATGCTAGTGATTAGTGGCCACTACTGCAACCTCAAAACAGGAAGGAAAATGACTCTGAAGTGGCAAGTAAACCAGAAAACTAACTAACTTCTAGTAAATGATAAGAACTAAACAAATAATTGCTGAAAGAGAAAACTATGTTTTCTGTCAGATTAAGTAACAGTGGACCAATGGACCGCATGATAGAAAAATAAGGTCTATCGCAAAGTGTAAGCAAGAAATCCATTCCCATCTTACCAAGCTCTAACTGATGATGGACTATTACAAGGAAAATAACTATGGAACAAATTGATAGTCAGATAAAACAGGTTGAGAAATTACCTACTGCTTGCCCAAAACAAGGTCTATCACGAGGGGCTATACTAGAGCACGCGAGTCCAAGACGGATTACTAAGCAAGGCCGAAGCGTAGTGTCAAACCCATGCCAGAAGACCAAATGGGACCATTTCTCAAGTTCTTGCAATGTAAGTATGTGAAAAGTTTCCCTCCAACGGATTGTCTTCTTAACTGAAGAGACCAAGATTGAAAGGTCACCATTTGCTGCCATGTGGAATCTGCGTAGTTCATCTTCACTGAACCTGAAACATACACCAGATAAACTATTCAGCCATACGGCATCTCGCTGCATGCCAGTAAGATCCTTTCTATGCTTGCCAGCACCACAACATGTAACTAGTCTTCTGATATAGAAACATGCAACTCCAAATATAACAGCACGTAACAAAGAAAGGTTTGAACATCATGTCAAAACATAatatattatttttctctccaaataccCGCCAACAAGCTACTTAGGATACAGTAAAAGGGGCTTGGATAACTTGCACCCTCCTTAAGAGGTAAAACTCATGACTGGACATAAGATAACATAGACAATAACCATTACATAACCAAGATTTTTATCAATATCTTTAAAATATTCAAAAGTGCAAAAGAAATATcgttgctcccccccccccccccccccccggaccttGTGGTGGTAGGTAAGGATTGACGTGCAAAATACATCCATTTTAGCGACAACTAattccggacggaggtagtattacTTAATATGAATAGCAAATAGGCTAGTAGAAGCCCACCTCTCAGGCAAAGTGATTCCTTGTTTTTCAAGTTCCTTGAAAAGCAGCACCAGCCAATTCTCAGAAACAACAATATCCTTTGTACCATCCCCATCAGCGGCCTCCCTAAACCAAGAAACCACCACCATCATCAAACATTAGCTGAATGCATGTGCATCACTACAGAAGTAACAAAATAAATCCAATCTTGTGGCGGATCAATCTCCATACCAGTTCAAGCCATAGTCatattacaaaaacaaaatagtcatattacaagatggcagagATAGACAGATAGTCatattacaaaaacaaaataaccCAAAACAAGATggcagagatgatggagaggttCGACTTGTCAGCAAGTTACTTCTGGTGGAGGAGTGATGTCATGGCATACGGCCTATCACCACCAACTCCAATATACAGTATATGGTTGGAAATATAAAACGATATTTCTTTCTGTACCCTCTTCTCGATATTGCAGTTATATATGATCAAACTTAAATAGAATGGTTTGAGAAAATATGCTATTGTGTTTTTTAAAGCTACTTATTGTTTTTCTTCCTGAAGTCCTAACCAACCTTGTATCAGAAGTCGATGATGTTTCATTTGATTCAGCAGGAAGGTCAGGAGCTCCTGTAGTGCTACTAGGTCCATCATCAGCTTCATCGCTCTTAGATGAAAGATCACCTAGTGCAGATGTGACAGATAGGAACAGCAGTGGAGTGGATAATTTCTGCATTTGGAGAAAAATCATCAGCGCTCAGAAGCAATGAAAACATAAATATATTATCATTAAAAAAATACTATTTGAGAAACAGCATACAGCAGATGTGTCATAATAGCCAATTTAACAAAGCATTATTATAGAACCACAAAAAATATACCAGAGGATTTGAAACGTCATAGAGCAATGTGTTATACTAGGCAGTTCAACGAAGCTTAAAACGACAAAAATATATTCAAGAGAATTCAAATAGGTAACTGAGCATGCACAGCATCACATGAATAGAATGGGATGCTCTACAGTAACTTAGTACATACCCCTCCGTCCCACAATGGAGCACTAGCTAGCttgaaaaacgatcttatattgtgggacggagggagtagtatatattaTCAGGGTTAGTGCTAAAATGTATTGGAAAAGAAACTACAGACATGTTTGTAGCTAAGTCTTAATCAGCACACACCTCAAGAAGCTCAGTCTGCGGAATAAGGAGCCAAACAAAAGCTATGCCAAAATAAATTCTATGCCATCATAAGTCAGTATATTCCACTGAGGGTTGAGTGAGCCTGAACCTAGCATGGTTATGGCTCTTTGTTGGACTCAAAATCCGGTAGATAAAACACCATTTATTCATATAAATATAAGAGCTGGTTGTGATGGCAGGTCAGCTGATTCAAATAGCTCTGCTGGTTGTGATCCTCTCCGACAAAAGTAACTTGTTGACAAGTAGAACCAGCTCCATGATCTCCACAATCTCGTTTTGGGGGTTTAAATATATAATACATATGATTCTTTATACAGTTTTTCTATCTGCAAATTGTCTGGCTTTTCCCTAAGCCTAGGCTAGCTTTGATATCATTGGGTTTTCCACCAGATTGGATTTTCTTTTTTACTTCAGTAGCTACACATGGCCTCTCAGCTAGTTACAGATACAAATGTGTTAAATCCATTGGGTGGACTAAACCAGGGGACTAAGGTGAGTACGTAATATAGTTATATTTGTCACAAATTATCAAGTATATTATGGTTGCAACTTGCAAGTATAGTTCCAGTGCTGGAGTATAACAGAGCATAGTCAATCCCTGGTCTTCTAGATAAACGAATAACAGCAAGAGAACAATTCTTTCAATTATCTTCATGCACATAGAGGAGCTAACACAATATTAATGTAGGTCACAACTTGCAAAAGCACATATAATTTTGTAACAGAAAAAGAATGTGCAGCTTAGACATTTCAAGAGATCCAAGGCCTTGAAGAGCTAAGGAATAAAATTACCTGAATGCCTTGCACGACAAATTTGAGTGGTGCCCATCTTTGAATCCACCTAAATGGAGGATATCCAAGAACTTGCAGTGCTTGAATAGAATTCCATACAAAAGGACATTTTGCTTTAGAAATCCTCCTCACTACCTCAAGAGCAATAACCTTTACCAAAAACGACGCCACATGACCTGTTGACTCCCTGCTCAAGATCAATTGTTTTGGCACAATATGCTTTATTGTCGTTGGTGAAATGGCCTTTGCTGGAGAAGCAACCAGGGCACCCTGGTATTTCTTTTCACTGTCTGATTTGCTTGAAGACTGGAAGTTTTTGGTAAAATTTGCCATTCCTACAAAGCACAAACAGAATAAGATCACCAGCTGAATCAACAACTGCAAATCAGGCGTCGCTAACAAAGTAACAAGCAGGAAATGGAGCTAACAGGAACACAAAAGCACACAAGGTTATCAGAGCAATTTTATGACAGAGTGAGATATATAAGAAAAGTAAACAATCAGGCCATGCATTAAGAATTAAACTGCAAAACATGACAGTCCTTATCTTTTGATGTGTAACTCCTGTCAGTTTTCTAACTGTTCAATAGTATTTCCATGCTGCAGTCAGAAAAGCTTTCAACAATTACAAACAATGTGTCTCGAGCAACCAGGAAATGGACCAGGGGGGAGGGGATATGCGTGCAGTTATGGCCAGAAAAATTATGTCAGCTTGTGGTATTATTTAGAAAAGTAATCAGAACATGCCTGAAGAATTAAACTGGAAAACAGGATAATCCTCACCGAGTATTCCCAGCTATGACACCAAATTAAAAACATACTATCTGATGCAGAAGAACTCCTGTCGGTTTAGTAAATAAATTTTCGTACAACAAACAGAAAGCATTTCTGCACTATTGCAAGTTAGAACCCACGACCATCTCGGAATTTCTTAGTTGAAAAGTATCCTATGTACACACACACACTCCAACTAACAATTTCCCCACGGCTTGCGACGAAACTATCCAAGGTCAACTAACTATGCGTCAACGTTACTAGGGCCGCtagaaaacaaccaaattgagcagAATCTCCCACTAATCGTCAGAACCCAGTAGCGGACCTAAAGTGGACCGTGCAGGTTCAGTCTAATCCGTCTGAAATTTTGGGGCAAACGAGCTGCTACTAGAACACAACCAAATCAGACCCCCGACCGATCGACGGGACGGAACGCGGTATCGAGGAGAGCAATCAAACACGAGGCGCTCGGAAACCCGAGGGAGCTGCGAAAAGGCTTCCATTCCATACCAGCGAGGAGATCGGCGGGCAGGGCGGATCGCCTGCGCGGTGGAGAGGGGGGGGCGGGGCGGAGGGGAGGCGTCGCGGGTTGGGTgggcggagagggaggaggcctGGACGGTCCTTCCTTCTCCGGCGCTGGCGAGGGGAGGGATGGGCGGCGGAttcggcgggcggggcggcggactCGTGGGCCGGGACCGGGACTGGGTGGGAGGGATCTCCAGCTGCGGGTGTGGCGCGTTCCCCAACGGGGACAGGACAGTTTTGTTTCAGGACAGGACAGGACAGGACAGCTTCTTCTAGAGGAACGGTGGTGCCGGGAGAAAGGACCCTCCCCTTTTTGGTTCATGGCAAAACGAAGTTCCTCTATGGTTCACTTGCAAAATGCAGTTGTAGGAATGAATGAAAAAAAGAGTTAGAACTAGTAGATGTCATGGTCATATTTATATTGAAGAAAAGGTAGTTAGTAGTCATTGGCGGTTGCATATCGCATTAATTTGAAACAGCCTTGTTGAAACCTAGCCGTCTCTAGGTAGCGCGGGATGAGGaagcaactagttgacgagcgcttCTTCGAAAAAGAGCCTCACAATGATCATTTGGGATGGACTGAGAACGCTCATCTGGTGCGCTCTTATCCGCTGCCATGTGTCGCCCGTTGGGCGCTCCGTCTGGATTTTTTTCCcagctttttaaacggttttttagGTGTTTTATTTACTTTTTGATTTTCACCGGTCTTAGCTTTTGCACCAAAATTGCGCGAAAAAAcatgtttcctttttctttatgcTTCCGTGAGGAgcacggttttgcttttgcgagaggcacaaccatgcctctcggaaaTTAAAAAAATacgttttctatttatttttcttctgcgagagacacggttttgctttcgcgagaggcatggatgtatttatgtttttttcctttcgcgagaggcatgattTTGCTTCCAGGAGAGGTActgttgtgcttttgcgagagccacggtcgtgcctctcgaaaacgaaaaaaatgcgttttctgttttttttgcatccgcgagaggcacggccggaaacgaaaaaaacatgtttttcccTTCCACGAGAGGGACTGTGGTATTCCCAACCCACCAggattcaagtcctggtgctcgcatttatttctggattcaTTTCAGGGCGATGTGcgtcagtgggaggagacgtttccgtcgacgacgaggtgcctacgatgacttcgtaaatttcaagatgatatgtcggctcagtctttcgaaggtgctcatagaggtagggcgtgcgtgtgtgcgttcatacggatgagtgtatgcgcgtgttatgagcgcttgcgtctgtactgtattAAGAAAAAATAGCCCTTTGAGAGAGAAGAAAACCCATTTTCCATTGTTTGGCAGGAAAGACGTATATGGAAGGAAATCAAGGCGCATTGCTTTAAATCTATATCTAATATTAAAGGGATGTGCGTTTATCTGATCTTTTGGTCCTTTTATCGCTGGAAAAACAATCTGtgtgaggtggtactaaatttttataCGTCCTAAAAAAAGAAAAACGGTTTGTTCAGAATTTCATACGTCGACTATGCACGCAGTGGCCTAGCGAAGCAAACCCACTTTTTCCTGGCCAAGCAGTTGGGAATAGGCGACTATGCACGCAGTGGCCTAGCGAAGCAAACCCACTTTTTCCTGCCCAAACAGTTGGGAAAACCCTATTTGACGCACGCCGTGGTAAATAGTCAGAGATGTGCATGGGTGCCCAAGACTGTGCCGACCCGTTTTCACTTTTTCTAAAATTATGCTGAATATTCAAAACATGTTTCCGTTTTCAATAACTATTCACAAATTAATAAAAAAGGTTTTTAATAAAactttcatgttttcaaaaaatgcttgttaattttaaaaatgttcacatttcGAATTTTGTTCCCGTATTTTAAAAATATCCGGAACTTTAAATTTGTATTATTGCTCTGAGTTCAAAATTTATAATATATTCCCAATTTTTCAGAAACTGATTTTGTCTTCCAAAATTGTTCGAGATTTATAAAATACATTTTTTTTACAATCTCGAAAATATTCTTGTTTAATGAaatgttaaaatatttaaaataaTGTTTGTGTTTAAATAAACACATTTTATAAAATTATTCTCAACATTCAAAACATGTTCATGTTTtcaataattattcaaaaaataaaaaacaattcgtatttttataaaattttcatgttttcaaaaaatgtttgttaattttagaaaatgttcccatttcgttttttttgtgtttttcaaaAGCTCTTCgcgttttaaaaaaatgtttgggatttcaaaagttgttcatgtttccaacaTTATTCGACAATAATTATTAGTGTTttttgaaaattaaaaaataaacatTCAAAAGTTGTTCACGTTTCGAATCTGACGTTGTAGTATGTTCTTAAATATTCGCTCCGGCCATGGGTTAGCAGGACGCGTTTGTTCGGGTGGCTAGCATCACGTGGTCGGGTCTTTTAAGTCATGAATTCGATTCTTCAACGTGTCTTTTTTTCGATTTTTACTCGTGCCAAAGGTCGTTCCGTTGCCTCCtaatgtgtgatacgtctccatcgtatctacttttccaaactcttttgccattgttttggactctaatttgcatgatttgaatggaactaacccggactaacgttgttttcaacagaattgacatggtattatttttgtacagaaatcaaagttctcggattgacctgaaaattaaTGGAGAATgcaagaattaaccagagggggtccacccagTGGCCACAatccctgggcacgcccccccggggcgcgccaacaggcttgtgggccccctggacctcctccgaccctaactccaactctataagtacctattcggggagaaaaaaataagagagaaggaatcatcgcgttttacgatacggagccgccgccgcctcctgttcttcatcgggagggcttatctagagtccgtttggggctccgaagaggggatccgtcgccatcatcatcatcatcatcatcacaaaccttcctccatcaccaatttcatgatgctcaccgccgggagtgagtaattccttcgtaggcttgctggacggtgatgggttggatgagatttatcatgtaattgagttagttttgttagggtttgatccctagtatccactatgttttgagattgatgttgctatgactttgctatgcttaatacttgtcaccagggcccgagtgccatgatttcagatctgaacctattatgttttcatgaatatatgtgagttcttgatcctatcttgcaagttgcagacacctattacgtgttatgatccatccgcataccccaaggtgacaataattgggattctttccggtgattaccgtagt comes from Triticum aestivum cultivar Chinese Spring chromosome 5B, IWGSC CS RefSeq v2.1, whole genome shotgun sequence and encodes:
- the LOC123113986 gene encoding uncharacterized protein yields the protein MNQKGEGPFSRHHRSSRRSCPVLSCPETKLSCPRWGTRHTRSWRSLPPSPGPGPRVRRPARRIRRPSLPSPAPEKEGPSRPPPSPPTQPATPPLRPAPPSPPRRRSALPADLLAGMANFTKNFQSSSKSDSEKKYQGALVASPAKAISPTTIKHIVPKQLILSRESTGHVASFLVKVIALEVVRRISKAKCPFVWNSIQALQVLGYPPFRWIQRWAPLKFVVQGIQKLSTPLLFLSVTSALGDLSSKSDEADDGPSSTTGAPDLPAESNETSSTSDTREAADGDGTKDIVVSENWLVLLFKELEKQGITLPERFSEDELRRFHMAANGDLSILVSSVKKTIRWRETFHILTLQELEKWSHLVFWHGFDTTLRPCLVIRLGLACSSIAPRDRPCFGQAVVSQIDHGIIHLTNEEDPRITVLLDCHGISPFKFPMQMMRSFVNLVQENYPNRLGVLIVVRLPPVVRVIAQTFIQLLKPSTKQKLRFEGESYKKTLAEFLQIVPAFLGGKCNCSRCKKPRDSSLIQAGEGSRSRSLTSAGSRSPVSDMDFDEELEELPSPYNCENAIRAAVVGLLMVWIFVAFLAGMNDPQSMS